One part of the Deinococcus sp. NW-56 genome encodes these proteins:
- a CDS encoding cupin domain-containing protein, with the protein MSDTTAQKVDSRHSPKGPDGQKYLVSGKSLSMRLWEDQQPGGGDELHARPYETVGFVISGRAELHVEGSMLLLEPGNSWVVPEGAQHRYQILEPFTAVEATHPPAQVHGRDE; encoded by the coding sequence ATGTCAGACACCACCGCTCAGAAGGTCGATTCCCGCCACTCGCCCAAGGGTCCAGACGGCCAGAAATACCTCGTCAGCGGCAAGTCCCTCTCCATGCGGCTGTGGGAGGACCAGCAGCCGGGCGGGGGTGACGAGCTGCACGCCCGCCCCTACGAGACCGTCGGTTTCGTGATCTCGGGCCGCGCCGAGCTGCACGTCGAGGGGTCGATGCTGCTGCTGGAACCCGGCAACTCGTGGGTCGTGCCCGAGGGCGCCCAGCACCGCTACCAGATCCTGGAGCCGTTCACCGCCGTCGAGGCCACCCACCCGCCCGCCCAGGTTCACGGCCGGGACGAGTAG
- a CDS encoding 2-isopropylmalate synthase yields the protein MTQQSQQGRIRIFDTTLRDGEQSPGVALNHGQKLEIAHQLARLGVDVIEAGFPIASPGDLEGVSRIAREVRGPVIAGLARAGRADIEAAARAVEAADKPRIHTFIATSPIHMARKLNLEPDAVVERAVEAVRLARSFVDDVEFSAEDATRSERDFLVRIFRAVVEAGASTINVPDTVGYTTPAEMRELFAYLKAELPEHVILSAHCHDDLGMAVANSIAAAEGGARQIECTVNGIGERAGNASLEEIVMAFHTRGDVYGYETGIRTRELYRASRLVSRLSGMPVQPNKAIVGDNAFAHESGIHQDGVLKARETYEIMQAEQVGREAAVLVMGKHSGRAAFRKALTDLGYALDEERMGPLFARFKDLADRKGQVSADDLRALVDSRSDVPQTFALEGFQITSGMNMTPVAFVRLKTPDGSAEATAHGDGPVEAAFQAIGRLTGISPVLESYRIQAVTGGGDAVGEVSIGARYGEISLHGTGVATDVVEASARAWLRIVNQVVAGMGKSRQVTQASV from the coding sequence ATGACCCAGCAGTCCCAGCAAGGCCGCATCCGCATCTTCGACACCACCCTGCGCGACGGCGAACAGTCGCCCGGCGTGGCCCTGAACCACGGGCAGAAGCTGGAGATCGCCCACCAGCTCGCCCGGCTGGGCGTGGACGTGATCGAGGCCGGGTTTCCCATCGCGTCCCCCGGCGACCTCGAAGGCGTGTCGCGCATCGCCCGCGAGGTGCGGGGGCCGGTCATCGCCGGGCTGGCCCGCGCGGGCCGCGCCGATATCGAGGCGGCGGCGAGGGCGGTGGAGGCTGCCGATAAACCCCGGATTCACACCTTCATCGCCACCAGCCCGATCCACATGGCCCGCAAGCTGAACCTGGAGCCGGACGCGGTGGTCGAGCGGGCGGTGGAAGCGGTGCGGCTGGCCCGCTCCTTCGTGGACGATGTGGAGTTCAGCGCCGAGGACGCCACCCGCTCCGAGCGCGACTTCCTGGTCCGCATCTTCCGCGCGGTGGTGGAGGCCGGGGCGAGCACCATCAACGTGCCCGACACGGTGGGCTACACCACGCCCGCCGAGATGCGCGAGCTGTTCGCCTACCTGAAGGCCGAGCTGCCGGAACATGTCATTCTCTCGGCCCACTGCCACGACGACCTGGGAATGGCGGTGGCGAACTCCATCGCCGCCGCCGAGGGGGGCGCCCGGCAGATCGAATGCACCGTGAACGGCATCGGCGAGCGGGCCGGAAACGCCAGCCTGGAGGAGATCGTGATGGCCTTTCACACCCGTGGGGACGTGTACGGCTACGAGACCGGCATCCGCACCCGCGAGCTGTACCGCGCCTCCCGGCTGGTGAGCCGCCTGAGCGGGATGCCCGTGCAGCCCAACAAGGCCATCGTGGGCGACAACGCCTTTGCCCACGAGTCGGGCATCCATCAGGACGGGGTGCTGAAGGCCCGCGAGACCTACGAGATCATGCAGGCCGAACAGGTGGGCCGCGAGGCCGCCGTGCTGGTCATGGGCAAGCACTCGGGCCGCGCCGCCTTCCGCAAGGCGCTGACCGACCTGGGGTACGCGCTGGACGAGGAGCGCATGGGGCCGCTGTTCGCCCGCTTCAAGGACCTCGCCGACCGCAAGGGGCAGGTCTCCGCCGACGACCTGCGGGCGCTGGTGGACAGCCGCAGCGACGTGCCGCAGACCTTCGCGCTGGAGGGCTTCCAGATCACTTCCGGCATGAACATGACTCCGGTGGCCTTTGTGCGCCTGAAGACTCCCGATGGTTCCGCCGAGGCCACCGCGCACGGCGACGGCCCGGTCGAGGCGGCGTTTCAGGCCATCGGGCGCCTCACCGGGATCAGCCCGGTGCTGGAGAGCTACCGCATTCAGGCGGTCACGGGCGGCGGCGACGCGGTGGGCGAGGTCAGCATCGGCGCCCGCTACGGCGAGATCAGCCTCCACGGCACGGGGGTCGCCACCGACGTGGTCGAGGCCAGCGCCCGCGCCTGGCTGCGGATCGTGAATCAGGTCGTCGCTGGAATGGGCAAGAGCCGCCAGGTAACGCAGGCCTCGGTGTAG
- the ilvC gene encoding ketol-acid reductoisomerase codes for MAATMYYDRDVDLSPIEDKLVAIIGYGSQAHAHAQNLRDSGLNVVVGLREGSASRAKAEQAGLRVATVEDATREADVVMLLIPDEAQPGLYEASIAPHLTPGKALAFGHGFNVHFGRITPPEGVDVFLVAPKGPGHMLRRIYADGGGMPGIFAVAQDASGGARALALAYARGIGCTRAGVLETTFKEETETDLFGEQSVLCGGVTHLIQAGFETLVEAGYQPEIAYFETLHEVKLIVDLIYEKGFSGMRHSISNTAEFGDYVTGPRIITDETKATMKDVLTDIQQGRFAERFIEDAEAGFPYMREQRGKMRGHLLETVGAELRGKMPFIEKKELEV; via the coding sequence ATGGCCGCAACCATGTACTACGACCGCGACGTTGACCTCTCGCCCATCGAGGACAAACTGGTCGCGATTATCGGCTACGGCTCTCAGGCCCACGCCCACGCCCAGAACCTGCGCGACAGCGGCCTGAACGTGGTCGTCGGCCTGCGCGAGGGGTCCGCGAGCCGCGCCAAGGCCGAGCAGGCGGGCCTGCGCGTGGCGACCGTCGAGGACGCCACCCGCGAGGCGGACGTGGTCATGCTCCTGATTCCCGACGAGGCGCAGCCCGGCCTGTACGAGGCGAGCATCGCTCCTCACCTCACGCCCGGCAAGGCGCTCGCTTTCGGGCACGGCTTCAACGTCCACTTTGGGCGTATCACGCCGCCCGAGGGCGTGGACGTGTTTCTGGTCGCGCCCAAGGGGCCGGGGCACATGCTGCGGCGCATCTATGCCGACGGCGGCGGCATGCCCGGCATCTTCGCCGTCGCGCAGGACGCCAGCGGCGGCGCCCGTGCCCTGGCCCTGGCCTACGCACGCGGCATCGGCTGCACCCGCGCGGGCGTGCTCGAAACCACCTTTAAGGAGGAGACCGAGACCGACCTCTTCGGGGAGCAGTCGGTGTTGTGCGGCGGCGTTACCCACCTGATCCAGGCGGGCTTCGAGACGCTGGTGGAGGCCGGATACCAGCCCGAGATCGCCTATTTCGAGACGCTGCACGAGGTCAAGCTGATCGTGGACCTGATCTACGAGAAGGGCTTTTCAGGCATGCGCCACTCGATTTCCAACACCGCCGAATTCGGCGACTATGTGACCGGCCCGCGCATCATCACGGACGAGACCAAGGCCACCATGAAGGACGTGCTGACCGACATCCAGCAGGGCCGCTTCGCCGAGCGCTTCATCGAGGACGCCGAGGCCGGATTCCCGTACATGCGGGAGCAGCGCGGGAAGATGCGCGGCCACCTGCTGGAAACCGTGGGCGCCGAGCTGCGGGGCAAGATGCCCTTTATCGAGAAGAAGGAACTGGAAGTTTAA
- the ilvB gene encoding biosynthetic-type acetolactate synthase large subunit, with the protein MTGPTPNGAQALWQTLAAHGVGTVFGYPGGAIMPVYDALTLFPDIRHILARHEQGAIHAAEGWAKATGDLGVCLATSGPGATNLVTGLADAMMDSVPLLAITGNVARHLMGTDAFQEADITGITLPITKHNYVVQDAAELPRIVAEAIRIARSGRPGPVLVDIPKDVQLAAFSGEVHGPHAPPEAPAPLPEALEAAAALLREARKPVLMVGGGAQGAAAEVTAFARAWRLPTITTLMGLGAFPASDPLWLGMPGMHGSVAANRAISEADVLVGIGLRFDDRVTGRVKDFASHASIIHIDLDAAEISKIVRAHVPVRADAGQAARLLTERAQPLSHPEWTAALAEWRTRGEHPSHWGAAQAVRQVVSRLGPDDILSTDVGQHQMLAAQLARFQKPRRWLTSGGLGTMGFGFPAAIGAALAEPGVTSMVIAGDGGFQMTAQELATLTKYGIRNVKICVVNNSYLGMVRQWQELFHGRRYSEVYLGDSNPDFLKLADAYGISGWRADNSADLEGALDAWLAHDGSALLEVVVPNEHGVFPMVPAGAALSEMIETEPVPGGPA; encoded by the coding sequence GTGACCGGCCCCACGCCCAACGGCGCCCAGGCCCTCTGGCAGACGCTCGCCGCGCACGGGGTCGGGACCGTCTTCGGCTATCCCGGCGGCGCGATCATGCCGGTGTACGACGCGCTGACCCTCTTCCCGGACATCCGTCACATTCTCGCGCGGCATGAGCAGGGCGCGATCCACGCGGCCGAAGGCTGGGCCAAGGCGACCGGCGACCTTGGCGTGTGCCTGGCGACCAGCGGGCCGGGCGCCACCAATCTGGTCACCGGCCTGGCCGATGCGATGATGGACTCGGTGCCGCTGCTGGCGATCACCGGCAACGTGGCCCGGCACCTGATGGGCACCGACGCCTTTCAGGAGGCCGACATCACCGGGATCACCCTGCCGATCACCAAGCACAACTACGTGGTGCAGGACGCGGCCGAGTTGCCGCGCATCGTGGCCGAGGCGATCCGCATCGCCCGCTCGGGGCGCCCCGGCCCGGTGCTGGTGGACATTCCCAAGGACGTGCAGCTCGCGGCCTTCTCGGGCGAGGTCCACGGCCCGCACGCCCCGCCCGAGGCGCCCGCCCCCCTGCCCGAGGCGCTGGAAGCCGCCGCCGCGCTGCTGCGGGAGGCCCGCAAGCCCGTCCTGATGGTCGGCGGGGGTGCCCAGGGAGCCGCCGCCGAGGTCACCGCCTTCGCGCGGGCCTGGCGCCTCCCGACCATCACCACCCTGATGGGCCTGGGGGCCTTTCCCGCCTCCGATCCGCTGTGGCTGGGGATGCCGGGCATGCACGGCTCGGTCGCCGCCAACCGCGCGATCTCGGAGGCGGACGTGCTGGTCGGCATCGGCCTGCGCTTCGACGACCGGGTGACGGGGCGGGTGAAGGACTTTGCCTCGCACGCCAGCATCATCCATATCGACCTCGACGCCGCCGAGATCAGCAAGATCGTGCGGGCACATGTGCCGGTGCGTGCCGACGCGGGGCAGGCCGCCCGGCTGCTCACCGAACGGGCACAGCCCCTGAGCCATCCCGAGTGGACCGCTGCGCTGGCCGAGTGGCGCACGCGCGGCGAGCACCCCAGCCACTGGGGCGCGGCGCAGGCGGTGCGGCAGGTCGTCTCGCGTCTGGGGCCGGACGACATCCTCAGCACCGACGTGGGCCAGCACCAGATGCTCGCCGCGCAGCTCGCCCGCTTCCAGAAGCCCCGGCGCTGGCTGACCTCGGGTGGCCTGGGCACCATGGGCTTCGGCTTCCCGGCGGCCATTGGCGCGGCGCTGGCCGAACCCGGCGTGACCAGCATGGTGATCGCCGGGGACGGCGGCTTCCAGATGACCGCCCAGGAACTCGCCACCCTGACCAAGTACGGGATTCGCAACGTCAAGATCTGCGTCGTGAACAACTCCTACCTCGGCATGGTCCGCCAGTGGCAGGAACTCTTCCACGGGCGCCGCTACTCGGAGGTCTACCTGGGCGACTCCAATCCCGATTTCCTGAAGCTGGCGGACGCCTACGGGATTTCCGGCTGGCGGGCCGACAACTCGGCCGACCTGGAGGGCGCCCTCGACGCCTGGCTCGCGCACGACGGCAGCGCCCTCCTGGAAGTCGTGGTCCCGAACGAGCACGGCGTCTTCCCGATGGTGCCCGCCGGAGCGGCCCTGAGCGAGATGATCGAGACCGAACCCGTGCCGGGAGGCCCCGCATGA
- a CDS encoding 3-isopropylmalate dehydratase large subunit, protein MGMTMAQKILAAHSGHAAVVPGQLIECATDLVLCHEITTPAALRMLEERGMNRVFDPEKIVAIPDHSVPAMNIKAAKMYQKLKSWVQEQGIRHFYDVGRGGIAHVVLEGSGLLRPGQTLVSGDSHTCNGGALGAFATGVGSTDLAGAIYAGRVWFKVPETMLIRVTGEMQPGVTPKDLVLEVIRRIGADGANYLVMEWAGDTIDRMDMEGRFTLTNMAIEAGGKTGIIAVDDTTRAYLAARGVTPDGYTEYASDPDAPYKVVIELDASQVEPTVAYPHIPSNGRVAGSDRIPVTHAYVGSCTNGRISDLREVAHILRGRRVADGVQMIVVPATQAIWKQAAQEGLLEVFVEAGASVSYPSCGACLGMHSGVLGPDDVCISSSNRNFVGRMGDPSAQIYLASPATVAASAVAGVISDPREYAGLPRVEVA, encoded by the coding sequence ATGGGCATGACGATGGCACAGAAGATTCTGGCGGCGCACAGCGGTCACGCGGCTGTGGTTCCGGGGCAACTGATCGAGTGCGCGACCGACCTCGTGCTCTGCCACGAGATCACCACCCCGGCGGCCCTGCGAATGCTGGAGGAGCGCGGCATGAACCGGGTGTTCGACCCGGAAAAGATCGTGGCGATTCCCGACCACTCGGTCCCCGCCATGAACATCAAGGCTGCCAAGATGTACCAGAAGCTCAAGTCCTGGGTGCAGGAACAGGGCATCCGCCACTTCTACGACGTGGGGCGTGGCGGAATCGCCCACGTGGTGCTGGAGGGGAGCGGCCTGCTGCGGCCCGGACAGACGCTGGTGAGCGGCGACTCGCACACCTGCAACGGCGGGGCGCTGGGGGCCTTTGCCACCGGGGTCGGCAGCACCGACCTCGCCGGCGCGATCTACGCGGGCCGGGTGTGGTTCAAGGTGCCGGAAACGATGCTGATCCGGGTGACGGGAGAGATGCAGCCGGGCGTGACGCCCAAAGACCTCGTGCTGGAGGTCATCCGGCGCATCGGCGCGGATGGCGCGAACTACCTCGTGATGGAGTGGGCCGGGGACACCATCGACCGCATGGACATGGAGGGCCGCTTCACCCTGACGAACATGGCGATCGAGGCGGGCGGCAAGACCGGGATCATCGCGGTGGACGACACGACGCGGGCCTACCTCGCCGCGCGGGGCGTCACGCCCGACGGGTACACCGAGTACGCCTCCGACCCGGACGCGCCGTACAAGGTCGTGATCGAGCTGGACGCCTCGCAGGTCGAGCCGACGGTCGCCTACCCGCACATTCCCAGCAACGGCCGCGTGGCGGGCAGCGACCGCATCCCGGTCACGCACGCCTACGTCGGGAGCTGCACGAACGGGCGCATCAGCGACCTGCGCGAGGTGGCCCACATCCTGCGGGGGCGGCGGGTCGCGGACGGCGTACAGATGATCGTGGTCCCCGCCACCCAGGCGATCTGGAAGCAGGCGGCGCAGGAGGGGCTGCTGGAGGTCTTCGTGGAGGCGGGCGCCAGCGTGAGCTATCCGAGCTGCGGCGCCTGCCTGGGGATGCACTCGGGCGTGCTGGGACCGGACGACGTGTGCATCTCCAGCTCCAACCGCAACTTCGTCGGAAGGATGGGCGACCCCTCGGCGCAGATCTACCTCGCCTCGCCCGCGACGGTGGCGGCAAGCGCAGTGGCAGGTGTGATCTCGGACCCGCGCGAGTACGCGGGGCTGCCCCGCGTGGAGGTGGCGTGA
- a CDS encoding 3-isopropylmalate dehydratase small subunit translates to MPRVHVFARDHINTDEIIPARHLTSDVESELARYAMEDYDPSFVRRVQPGDIVVAGADFGCGSSREHAVWALRGAGVGAVIAPNFARIFYRNAINNGFLALECAGIVEAFQDGDEADLDLAGGTITNARSGQRLSFVPVPQFALDVQRAGGWLEYMREQDAVAAGTLNTPSTEAGHGHPGTPTPQEDPHA, encoded by the coding sequence ATGCCCAGAGTCCATGTCTTCGCCCGCGACCACATCAACACCGACGAGATCATCCCCGCGCGGCACCTCACCAGCGACGTGGAGAGTGAACTGGCCCGCTACGCGATGGAGGACTACGACCCCAGCTTCGTGCGGCGGGTGCAGCCCGGCGACATCGTCGTGGCCGGGGCCGATTTCGGGTGCGGTTCCAGCCGCGAGCACGCCGTCTGGGCGCTGCGTGGAGCCGGGGTGGGGGCCGTGATCGCGCCCAACTTCGCCCGCATCTTCTACCGCAACGCGATCAACAACGGCTTCCTGGCGCTGGAATGCGCGGGCATCGTGGAGGCCTTTCAGGACGGCGACGAGGCCGACCTCGACCTCGCGGGCGGCACGATCACCAATGCCCGCAGTGGGCAGCGGCTCAGCTTCGTGCCCGTGCCCCAGTTCGCGCTGGACGTGCAGCGGGCGGGCGGCTGGCTGGAGTACATGCGCGAGCAGGACGCGGTGGCCGCCGGAACCCTGAACACCCCCAGCACCGAGGCCGGACACGGCCACCCCGGAACCCCCACCCCCCAGGAGGACCCCCATGCCTAA
- the ilvD gene encoding dihydroxy-acid dehydratase: protein MGDSAPARRSDTIKSGFERAPHRSLLRATGVIERESDFGKPFIAVCNSYIDIIPGHVHLQEFGRVVKAAVREAGGIPFEFNTIGVDDGIAMGHAGMKYSLPSRELIADSVETVVQAHQFDAMICIPNCDKIVPGMLMGAMRCDIPTIFVSGGPMLRGLTKSGRRVDLASVFEGVGAFQAGRMGADELRELEEQACPTCGSCSGMFTANSMNCLCEALGMSLPGNGTIPATDPRRHELARAAARQLLVLLDRGITPRQIVTAEAIDNAFALDMAMGGSTNTVLHTLAIAHEIGVEYPLERLNEVSDRVANLCKIAPSSDFHIQDLDEVGGVSVILRELFQRDGILHRGCMTATGQPLEANVEGAPAPDGDVVRPWERAYSATGGLRLLFGNLAPEGGVVKYAGVVPAMRRFEGPAIVYDSMEAANAGILGGEVQAGHVVVIRYEGPQGGPGMQEMLSPTANLAGMGLGESVLLLTDGRFSGATRGGSIGHVSPEASAGGPIALVVSGDRIRVDMDAGTLDLLVPDEELARRRAGWQPVVKPIPGRWLKRYARLVTSGSRGAVLDDGTGPGVAAALPRREAAAGR, encoded by the coding sequence ATGGGAGACTCCGCGCCAGCACGCCGCAGCGACACCATCAAGTCGGGCTTCGAACGCGCCCCGCACCGCAGCCTGTTGCGGGCGACCGGGGTGATCGAGCGCGAGAGCGATTTCGGCAAGCCCTTTATCGCCGTGTGCAACAGCTATATCGACATCATTCCGGGGCACGTGCACCTTCAGGAGTTCGGGCGGGTGGTCAAGGCGGCGGTCCGGGAGGCGGGCGGCATTCCCTTCGAGTTCAATACCATCGGCGTGGACGACGGCATCGCGATGGGCCACGCGGGCATGAAGTACAGCCTGCCCAGCCGCGAACTGATCGCGGACTCGGTGGAGACGGTCGTGCAGGCCCACCAGTTCGACGCGATGATCTGCATTCCCAACTGCGACAAGATCGTGCCGGGGATGCTGATGGGCGCGATGCGCTGCGACATCCCCACCATCTTCGTGAGCGGCGGGCCGATGCTGCGCGGCCTCACGAAGTCGGGGCGGCGGGTAGACCTCGCCTCGGTGTTCGAGGGGGTGGGGGCCTTTCAGGCGGGCCGGATGGGCGCCGACGAACTGCGCGAGCTCGAAGAACAGGCCTGCCCCACCTGCGGGAGCTGCTCGGGGATGTTCACCGCCAACTCGATGAACTGCCTGTGCGAGGCGCTGGGAATGAGCCTGCCGGGCAACGGGACCATTCCCGCGACGGACCCCCGGCGGCATGAGCTGGCGCGGGCGGCGGCGCGGCAACTGCTCGTGTTGCTGGACAGGGGCATCACCCCCCGCCAGATCGTGACCGCCGAGGCCATCGACAACGCCTTTGCGCTCGACATGGCGATGGGCGGATCGACGAACACGGTGCTGCATACCCTCGCCATCGCGCACGAGATCGGGGTGGAGTACCCGCTGGAGCGGCTCAATGAGGTCTCTGACCGGGTGGCGAACCTGTGCAAGATCGCGCCCAGCAGCGACTTTCACATTCAGGATCTCGACGAGGTGGGCGGCGTCAGCGTGATCCTGCGCGAACTGTTTCAGCGGGACGGCATCTTGCACCGGGGCTGCATGACGGCGACCGGGCAGCCGCTGGAAGCCAACGTGGAAGGGGCGCCCGCTCCCGACGGCGACGTGGTGCGGCCCTGGGAGCGGGCCTACTCGGCCACCGGGGGACTGCGGCTGCTGTTCGGCAACCTTGCGCCGGAGGGGGGCGTGGTGAAGTACGCGGGCGTGGTGCCCGCCATGCGCCGCTTCGAGGGGCCAGCCATCGTTTACGACTCCATGGAGGCCGCCAACGCGGGCATCCTGGGGGGCGAGGTGCAGGCCGGGCACGTCGTCGTGATCCGCTACGAGGGGCCGCAGGGCGGGCCGGGAATGCAGGAGATGCTCTCTCCGACGGCCAACCTCGCCGGGATGGGCCTGGGCGAGAGCGTCCTGCTGCTCACCGACGGCCGCTTCAGCGGGGCCACGCGCGGGGGGTCCATCGGCCACGTCTCGCCGGAAGCGAGCGCGGGCGGTCCCATCGCCCTGGTCGTGAGCGGCGACCGCATCCGGGTGGATATGGACGCCGGAACGCTCGACCTGCTCGTCCCCGACGAGGAACTGGCGCGGCGCCGTGCCGGGTGGCAGCCCGTCGTCAAGCCCATTCCCGGAAGGTGGCTCAAGCGCTATGCCCGGCTGGTCACCAGTGGGAGCCGGGGGGCGGTGCTGGACGACGGGACGGGGCCAGGGGTCGCCGCCGCGCTGCCGCGCCGGGAGGCAGCGGCCGGACGGTAG
- the ilvN gene encoding acetolactate synthase small subunit — translation MTADQQAAPQDHLVSALVRDEPRVLTRITSLFGRRAYNIRSLSVGSTEQPGVSRMTFVVTGDRAIVEQAMKQLEKLHDVLHVIDHSLEKFVDRELVLVKVAITPESRVEVRQIAEDFRARIVDVGRRALTFEVTGDEGKVTAFIEQMRPFGILETMRTGRVALTRGSNADIPGHVYHGEKRALGPLLASAAED, via the coding sequence ATGACCGCCGACCAGCAGGCCGCGCCGCAGGACCATCTGGTCAGTGCACTGGTGCGCGACGAGCCGCGCGTGCTGACCCGCATCACGTCCCTCTTCGGCCGCCGCGCCTACAACATTCGCAGCCTGTCGGTGGGCAGCACCGAGCAGCCGGGGGTCAGCCGCATGACCTTCGTCGTGACCGGCGACCGCGCGATCGTCGAGCAGGCGATGAAACAGCTCGAAAAGCTGCACGACGTGCTGCATGTGATCGATCACAGCCTGGAGAAGTTCGTGGACCGCGAACTCGTCCTCGTGAAAGTCGCCATCACCCCCGAAAGCCGGGTGGAGGTCCGCCAGATCGCCGAGGACTTCCGCGCCCGCATCGTGGACGTGGGCCGCCGCGCCCTGACCTTCGAGGTGACGGGCGACGAGGGCAAGGTCACCGCCTTTATCGAGCAGATGCGGCCCTTCGGCATTCTGGAGACGATGCGAACCGGCCGGGTGGCCCTCACACGCGGCTCCAACGCCGATATTCCGGGCCACGTCTACCACGGCGAGAAGCGGGCACTGGGGCCTCTGCTGGCCTCCGCTGCCGAGGACTAG